From Camelina sativa cultivar DH55 chromosome 5, Cs, whole genome shotgun sequence:
TTGATCCTATCTTGGGAGAAttctattaatttgtttttgtggaagATCATATTATATACGATGAGGTTCCCCGTAAGGTCAGCCAAGAGCATTTGGAGATTCATTGTTCTGAGGAATCAAAGAGATTTTTATGAGGAGGAGCTTTGCATGcaagattttggaggatttttttttacctatagAGATAAATAAGAGggtattttattcttttttttcgaagattttttattttcggGGAATTCGTAAAAGAGATTTACGGTTccaataaagtatatatatgtggaaGAGAGGGAGACGGTGGGAAAGTTGTATTGGAATTTATTGGTTCAACATTTTCCTTCGGAGTGCCTTCTTTAGGATATGATAATTTCGATTTGGTTGTTAAGCTTCAGaggttatatatgtataattttgttttttaatctctGAGATTATTTATACTTATCGTATATTCAAGTTTGAATTATGTAGGAGTTTATCACGATATGAGATTATACGTTTTCAAGAAGTGTTCCATCACTACATGCATATATGTCGTTGAGAACTTAGAagattatttatgtttttatgagACCAACACTTGGTGGTATAGGCGATTACAAGTTTATAACTAATCGTTGGCGTTTTTGATTCCAATGGTTTGAGTTTTGAACGAACCTCTATCATCAGTTGATCATTCTTAAAAGTATTTGGACATGATTTTGTCCAAATTTAAACTTTCAACAACTGcttgtttttgaataatttacatattctttACCTTCaacaaataaatgatttttgttgttgtttctgacTAACAATGATTAATTATGCAAAAAATTGAACGCAAAGTAATGCATGAAAACAaggataaattaaatatttactactccctgtctcacaaagattgaagttttagagaattttttttatccccaaaaattgatgttttgaatatttttaataaatttttgttttaatgattactgaTGTTGTAGGGTGTAGAGAATGTAAAAGTGGGAAGgtgaaaaagtgaaaaagtattagaaaaataaattatgagattgtcataaataaaataaaaaaatcatcagaaaaataataaattataaattaatcatatatattccCTTTGTCctaatatgtgtgtaaaattCTAAACTTCAGTCTTTGTGAGACAGAAAGAGTATAACTTTATCTTTCTATTACTTGAGTATCACTCATTAAATTATTCATTTGCATTGCATGGAGAAAGatttgtcaataaatttcatctggcATTCTCCATAGTCCATACCATGACCAAAAATTGCAAACCTGATTTTGTTAAATTGcaaacgtttttttttggaaaagaaaaataaacaacttTGATTGGCCAAAACTGAttaccattttcttttaaatcgTTGTTACGAAACAAAGCAAATATCTAAACTTTACAATATCTTTAAGGCCGAGAATATATATAAGGCCCAACTAATTAATATGGGTTCAGCAAAAGGCCCATCACCTCTACATTAGGGTTTCCAGGGGTATATATTCACAGTTACGCACCATTTCCTCTTCTCTTGTTACCGTCGCCGTGAAATCgccgatttagggttttttgagaaaaagagtTTTCTCCGCCATGAGAGCCAAGGTATATCCATCAATCTTTTGCAATCTTCTTCACCAATACATTTTGTCTTATTGTTCTGTTACGTCTCATATTTGTTGCGGCTGATTAAAGTTCTGTTTTGTCGTGGTTGCgtagtggaagaagaagcgTATGAGGAGGCTTAAGAGGAAGAGACGAAAGATGAGACAGCGATctaagtagagagagagagagaggagactCATCTTGAAGACTTCGGTTTTTCAATATCTGCTTCCCCCTGTTTCTGTCTTTTTCGCTTATATCTTAAGTACTGTTGTCTGAACTCGTTTCAAGTTTTTAAGTTGTTCTTGGCTTCGTTTTTTGTTGGATTGTATGGATCCTCAAGTAATGTTAAACCTTGATCTTTCTAATCAGTTTCTTTATCGATGATGTTATTATGATTTGCTAAGCTTCGTAGTGATTCAGATTTAGGTTATATAACTTATGGAACAATTCAGTTTAAGGTTATACAAATCTTGATTGGTAATATACAAATCTTAATGTTATGATATGCTAAGAAGCTTCGTAGTGATTCAGATTTAGGTTATATAACTTGTGGAACAATTCAGAGTAAAGTTATACAAATCTTGATTGGTTTAGTAGGGAACAATTTCAACCAAATTGCTGACAAAATCTTTAGTAATAAGGAATGGGTTGTACTATTGTGTATGTATTGTGAAAATGTATTCATTGTTGTGAGTAGTGAGAAGAGAGAAACCATCTCTGTCTTTTGCTTCTGATTCTACAAACTGAAGAagtagatgatgaagaagaagaagatgtgattCGGTTTAACGCACCGCACAGAGATTGCTTCAAATCTTTAGCTGATGCAGCTACGTTCGTTGTCTCTTTGCATTTGCTATCTTTTAGGATAAAATTGATTCTCATTCTTCCTCCGACAATGATAATCTCAGCTTTGATTGTTTCGAGTTGAAGCTTTGTGAGAACCATAATGATCTCTGAGATTGCCTCGGGTTGATCTTCGCAGCAAAACGAAGCTTTGAAGATGATTGTTTCTGTGTTTGATTCGAAGTCAGAGATGGTTTCTGGCTGCACGGTCACTTCATCTGCTTCTGTTGGAACATCTTGGAAGTTTGGTGATTCTGCTGCTTGTTGTTTGAGTTCTTTCACTTGCTCTATCACTGTTGCTAACAGAGCTGCTTTGTCCAACTGTAGAGTCATGTCAAAACCGGTTTACTTAAATTGATACTCTGAACCAAGCCAGATAATAAACCGGTCATGTCAATCTGATTATGTTTAAAACTGTAACAGAACCGAACCAGATTAAACTGAAAACATTTCAATAGTCTGAACCAGAGTATATTTACCTTGTCTGAATTGGGGACAAGTTTGCGGAGAGCGGTGAGGTGAGAATTAATGCGGTCACGGCGTCTTTTCTCAGCAAGACGGTGGCTTCTTGAAAGTGACTCAGCTTTATCGATCCCACCGACACAATCATCGGCAGGGAAATagccggaggaagaagaagagaagccaaGATTAAAGCGGCTCCAATCAGAATCAGAGGAATCAGATTGTAATGACCATGAGACCATATATGGAGTTGTTGAGTCAGACCACTTGGCTGAGTCGTATGAATTCTCCATCGTCACTagaaaaaaccaataaaagaaagaattgttttattattacttGTTGTTACTTTCTTTAATGAATGTAAtaatatatctctctcttttttttttttctttttttagttgcAGAATCTGAAACTGAAGAGTTGAAACTGAGGAAGTGTGTGAGATAGAGAGAGGTCGAAGTTTTGGGTGTTGCATCTAAATAATGAAGGAGAAATTTAAGGTTGATGGTGATTGGTGTGATACTCTTTgtagactttttttgtttccttttttttttttcttctctatatgaatttttaaagtttgcaTAAACGTGCAGAGCCGCAAATTTTGTGTTGAATTTTCGTTCACAACTTAAGGGTCATCATATATGTGGGGGTTGTAAAAAATACGAGGTAGTAAAACTGTAAATAATTTAGAAGTGTGTCGTCGTATAGAATAACTTACTATTGTATTTGagagtatttttcaaaaaaatatacgaTAAATGATCTctactttcatttttttgtttgtttctcatgTAGTAATTTTTTTGCAAGTACAATAGTCAAAAACTTAATGACTTCACTCAAACTTTTGGATTCTGCATTCTTTGACTTCCCGTATCCGTTTACCATTTCCTATTTGATTCTCACAATCGTCTTTGAATTGTGTCCACAAACTTTACAAAGCTATAGTATGGAATAAGAGGAAAGCAGTTCGAACAATGTAAGAATTTTGTTTGcatataaatgtatatacaagttcatttttgtgtgtgtgtgtggataaGTGAACATACAAGTTGTTTTCGAGATCTAATTTAAGAAAGGGAATTGTAGTTTGAAAGTTAAGTCGTTCAAATCAAATAGGTATATCGAACCCACTTTAATCATATGGAAAAAGACCAACTGGTTATAAAGtcgaaaaaataataatttgaatctATATAGTATGAAATAGtagtaaatttggatttgacAACGATTATTATTGTCAATAACAATCATTGGAAGGAAATGCTTTTACCTTTAACTTTCCTATTAGTAAAAAAAGATTTCACCGGATCGGGTCGATGGTAATGATATCATCACTCACAGTCACATCTCTCATGTTCCAATCATTTTCTCAACATGTTTTTTCCTCATGATTATAGTTTCTCACCAGGGTTTTTTTGGATAGGAGCATATAATAATTTGTCCGTCACatccacaatttttttctaCACGTTCTCAATGCCATCCTTCGCGATATCCACTTTTGCCTTCACTTGCCTACTCGAAACATGGTATACGAGTGTATGGTTTATATTTTGTGTCAATATCTCgaaattactatatatatagacttcATTGTGTTTGTTCGTTGTCAAtcgttatatataaataaaatgaaacagaTCATGAATGGCTACAATACATGGAGGTCGACGAGAGACagaaaaccaaatcaaagataGTTTGTTAACAAATTTAGTCTAATATTCTGATGGATATCATTTGTTCATTATTTTATACGTTTTAAGAACGTGAATATACTATTTGTAATTtatcaatcaaataattaaatactattATAGGTTTGAAAAGAGATTTATCTTTTCTGTTTGCATCAGTTTTTTGGGAGCTTAATTAACATACAATACCCTATTTCTTTCACacgatttagaaaaaaaatcccCTACATACCGTAATTTTTCACTATGTTTGTGTATGTTGTACGAGAGAGTTTAAGTTATatttgaaaacgaaaaaaaaaaaaaaaaactttatgtgAATCGACAGAGAAAACAAGCTTTAACTTAGATTTTGGTGGCGCTTCTTGTCACATATACTCACATGCGGAAGAGAGAGGCCTTTATTCAATGATCAAAATATATGTGGTTGCCACAGGCATAGCAACTAAaacgattttttgtttttcaagttttttaatTGCATATATCCATAAAATTTGCGTAAATCAAGATATGTAGGGCCAAAAGTAACAACACTTCAAATCAAAAGTTTCATACCACACATTGGACTAAAATAATTCTCAAGATTTCAAAAGATTCGAGTATATCAAACCATTGACATTGTACTTCTTATCAACCCACTAATAACACTCTAGTAATAATGTGGGTTGAATTTTATCAATCAAATTGATAGTATTTGAACCgttaagaaagtaaaaaatctGAAAGGGAAATACATTCTAGTtgtttacaaaacaatgtttttattttatttttattaatctacAAATTATATGAGTCGAATCTTGTTgctattttaaaacatatgtaatgGCTAGTCATGATTAATAATGTTTGATACCAATCTCAAAAAGTGCAATTTATCTTCTTACTCACCAAAGTATCTCAAGACTACTAACTACTGACAAAAGGTGAAAGAGGTGTTTTCTGAATGTGTGTACTAAAGAAAAAGCAAAGTTTTTACATGTCACAAATCACAACTTCTACGTCAAAGTtttaatcagaaacaaaaactataagGAGAGGATCAAAGGTATAACCTAGCTTGTCTTGTGAGTTTTAAAAGCTAGTATAAGCAGATTTTGAAGGTTTTAAGATTGTCATTTAGCACCGTGGAAAATGGGTCGAATTGCAGTTTTGAAGTCCTCGCAAAACCGTTGTTCAGAGAACCTTGTCGCTCGTTTTCTAGCAGATTCAGCCATCTTAAgcctctctgtttctttcatcttcacAACCTCAAGGATCGCTTCGGCGTATTCCTCCACAGTCTCAGCAAGAAACCCGGTTCTTTGTCCGTCTTCTTCCAACACAATGTCCATTTTAGGTCCAGCTGAGTTGTGAGCTGcaccaaaattaacaaaacagagGGAGCCATTATAAGAAACTGCGAGAGTAACTGAATTTTGTGAGATAAAATCACATATACAAGCCTTTTTAAGTCTTACCTATTGGGATCGCACCAGCAGCCATGTACTCAACAACGCTAATACCAAAGTGTTCATCTATCATCCCATGCATTCCTGCAACTGCATTTCCTAGTAGTTCCACTAGTTCACTGCAACCAGAAGCCAACAACTAAGAATCATGGAAGCTATGAGTATTGCAAGACCACTAAGTTTAGAAATAGAGAATGCCGTAAAGAGCTTTGAGCAAAATACCTGTACATGGCATTTTTATAGAATTCCACGTCTTCATCCACTTTTAGTTCAACTGCTCTGTCTTTCAGTTTCTGCAGACGCTCTTCATCTGAACTGTTTCTACAACTTCCCACAAATTGGAGCTTAGGTCGAGGGACGTCTGCATCTAATTTCTCCAAGGCTAGTGCAAAGGCCTCAAGCTGAAGCATATGTGCCTGGTACAAGACTATAATTGAGTAAGCTGGACCACTCTTTCGAGCTTTGGAATGTGAACCATCAAAACAACAGAACCCTACATGTATAAGTCAAATACTGGATCCCTTACCTTCTCAGGACGAAATTGAGCAACGGATATGATTTTAGGAGGATCAGATGATCGTTCAAGAGGAAACACCTGCAATAAACCCAAGATGTCAGCAAACACTGAGTGAGATATAACCAGAAGACAGATAAAAATCATAAGATTCAAGCTGACTAAAGGCTATCACCTGAAGTCCAGAAGTATCACAGGGTGGGTAGACCCGTGTAATCCGTTCTGGAATTCTCCAAAGCACTTCGATATGGGACTTTGTCCACGAAGAGTTGACCATAGCTAGATGAGTACACGAGCCAACCATCCCATACAACCAGCTAAAGGCTTTGTAATAAACTAATTTGCCAGTAGATAACCAATTgctacacaaaacaaaaagacaacatTATATCATTAGCCAACAGGACTTACActaagcaaagaaaaaaacaccaaataagCAAAGAGAGAGAACCAAAACCACCTCTTAGCAATGGATGCATCATTGTTATACATAGAGTTCCTCTGACGAACACGAGAAATCATATCCAAACTAATAGTTGGATAATGAGTATAGCAAACAACTTTGCAACCAAAGATCCGAGCAAGAGGATATGTAAAAGCATATCCACTAGTGTCAAGGAAATACAAAGGAGTGAACTTGCGTAAAGCTTCCCACGCTAAGTAAACCGAACCAAGACTCTGACCTATCATTGTGAAACGTGGGTAAGTCCTCTCTTCAATCCATTTCCTTTTGCTTAGATGAATCACCTGTGCCACAACAacatcaaaacaacaaaacccaaaataaaaaattgcatCAAAACTAATCCAAACAATGCAAAATTCAAACTTGCCCTCAAATCTTAAGAGGTTCTGTGTCATCAAAACCAATTCAAATTGAATTAAAGATTTAAACTTTAGGAGTTACGAATTAttaaaggtttaaactttaggAGTGTTGAATTAttaaaggtttaaactttaggAGTAATGGGACCTTAGGAGGAGTTTGAAGGTGAACACCGAATCGATCAACGGCGCGGCGAGCTAAGCTATCAGAAGAAGAGTCGTGATCTCCGGTGAAGATGACGCAGTCAAGATCGGGAGTCTCCTCTTGGATGGCTTTGACTGCACACCAGAGCACTCTCTCGCCGCCGCCGCCGTCGTTCGTGTACGGATGGAAGAATCCCACCGCACGTTTCCTCCTCATTCTTGCATTGATGACGGAAAGAGATAAACTTAGAGATACGGCGAAGAAGATCGTGAGAAGTGTATAGAGAATGAAGCAGATCGCCATGGAAGCAGATCGCTgagcacaaaaagaaaaaaaaagtcgcAATTCCGaaaaagttttgtttaattgtgtTTCTGAATATTGTAGAAAACACCCCtaactatttttaaattacatttgtTCCCCTTATCTTTTGATTAGTTAAAGATTATGTATTCGCtgtagccctgggcattcgggttcccgaacccgatcggattCGGGTTTTCGAGTTTTCGAGTTTTCGGGTTTAGACATATTGAACCCGTTCGGGTTTTCTATActttcgggttcgggttcgggtaatacctGTTCGGGTTCAGGTTATTCGGGTATACCCAAACTCAATCgaaccatgaacaaaaaaaaaaaa
This genomic window contains:
- the LOC104785390 gene encoding GDP-Man:Man(3)GlcNAc(2)-PP-Dol alpha-1,2-mannosyltransferase — protein: MAICFILYTLLTIFFAVSLSLSLSVINARMRRKRAVGFFHPYTNDGGGGERVLWCAVKAIQEETPDLDCVIFTGDHDSSSDSLARRAVDRFGVHLQTPPKVIHLSKRKWIEERTYPRFTMIGQSLGSVYLAWEALRKFTPLYFLDTSGYAFTYPLARIFGCKVVCYTHYPTISLDMISRVRQRNSMYNNDASIAKSNWLSTGKLVYYKAFSWLYGMVGSCTHLAMVNSSWTKSHIEVLWRIPERITRVYPPCDTSGLQVFPLERSSDPPKIISVAQFRPEKAHMLQLEAFALALEKLDADVPRPKLQFVGSCRNSSDEERLQKLKDRAVELKVDEDVEFYKNAMYSELVELLGNAVAGMHGMIDEHFGISVVEYMAAGAIPIAHNSAGPKMDIVLEEDGQRTGFLAETVEEYAEAILEVVKMKETERLKMAESARKRATRFSEQRFCEDFKTAIRPIFHGAK
- the LOC104785389 gene encoding transcription factor bHLH51-like produces the protein MENSYDSAKWSDSTTPYMVSWSLQSDSSDSDWSRFNLGFSSSSSGYFPADDCVGGIDKAESLSRSHRLAEKRRRDRINSHLTALRKLVPNSDKLDKAALLATVIEQVKELKQQAAESPNFQDVPTEADEVTVQPETISDFESNTETIIFKASFCCEDQPEAISEIIMVLTKLQLETIKAEIIIVGGRMRINFILKDSKCKETTNVAASAKDLKQSLCGALNRITSSSSSSSTSSVCRIRSKRQRWFLSSHYSQQ